A region of Pyxidicoccus parkwaysis DNA encodes the following proteins:
- a CDS encoding ATP-binding protein, producing MKPEPDAPLPEPDSRTRINLEWLLRLRWGVLLGQAVVIAVAAYGLELAMPVPVLAALLGLEAVTNLSVRAWLNRARRVTEGTIGKLMLWDTLVLTGLLALSGGTHNPFTTLYLVNVALGTVLLPARWTWGLLGFTLAAFGSLFVIQGVELPVGLPRPDHAELMRLHINGMWVAFAVAAGFIVYFVQRVTRALGAREQELAQARALHARREKVASLATLAAGAAHELSTPLSTIAVVAKEVERALAASGTSESVREDLRLIRQQVDRCRDVLVQMSADAGQTTGEPFHAIALGRLVEDTLAELPGATRVRVDVPAELSAWEVHGPPRALARVLRGLVKNALQATPEPKPVELRVHAVQASARLEVRDGGPGMPAEVLARAGEPFFTTKAPGEGMGLGLFLARTLAEQLGGSLELRSTPGQGTTASLALPVGGGARAAEVAP from the coding sequence ATGAAGCCCGAGCCTGACGCCCCCTTGCCCGAGCCCGACTCGCGGACGCGCATCAACCTGGAGTGGCTGCTGCGCCTGCGTTGGGGCGTGCTGCTCGGTCAGGCGGTGGTCATCGCCGTGGCGGCGTACGGGCTGGAGCTGGCGATGCCCGTGCCGGTGCTCGCGGCGCTGCTGGGACTGGAGGCCGTCACCAACCTGTCCGTGCGCGCGTGGCTGAACCGCGCGAGGCGGGTGACGGAGGGCACCATCGGCAAGCTGATGCTGTGGGACACGCTGGTGCTCACCGGCCTGCTGGCCCTCAGCGGCGGCACGCACAACCCCTTCACCACGCTGTACCTGGTGAACGTGGCGCTGGGCACGGTGCTGCTGCCCGCGCGGTGGACGTGGGGTCTGTTGGGCTTCACGCTCGCGGCGTTCGGCTCGCTGTTCGTGATTCAGGGCGTGGAGCTGCCGGTGGGGCTGCCCCGGCCGGACCATGCCGAGCTGATGCGGCTGCACATCAATGGCATGTGGGTCGCCTTCGCGGTGGCCGCGGGCTTCATCGTCTACTTCGTCCAGCGTGTCACGCGGGCCCTCGGTGCACGTGAGCAGGAATTGGCCCAGGCGCGAGCCCTGCACGCGCGGCGGGAGAAGGTGGCATCGCTGGCCACGCTGGCCGCGGGCGCGGCGCACGAGTTGTCCACGCCGCTGTCCACCATCGCCGTGGTGGCGAAGGAGGTGGAGCGCGCGCTGGCCGCCTCCGGCACCTCCGAGTCCGTGCGAGAGGATTTGCGCCTCATCCGCCAGCAGGTGGACCGCTGCCGCGACGTGCTGGTGCAGATGTCCGCGGACGCAGGGCAGACCACCGGCGAGCCCTTCCACGCGATTGCGCTGGGAAGGCTGGTGGAGGACACGCTGGCGGAGTTGCCCGGCGCCACGAGGGTGCGCGTGGACGTCCCCGCCGAGCTGAGCGCCTGGGAGGTCCATGGCCCGCCGCGCGCGCTGGCCCGGGTGCTGCGAGGGCTGGTGAAGAACGCGCTCCAGGCCACGCCCGAGCCGAAGCCCGTGGAGCTGCGCGTCCACGCGGTACAGGCCAGCGCGAGGCTGGAGGTGCGCGACGGCGGACCGGGCATGCCGGCCGAGGTGCTCGCTCGGGCGGGTGAGCCATTCTTCACGACGAAGGCACCGGGTGAAGGGATGGGCCTGGGCCTGTTCCTCGCGCGCACGCTGGCGGAGCAGCTCGGCGGCTCGCTGGAGCTGCGCTCGACGCCGGGCCAGGGCACCACCGCGAGCCTCGCCCTTCCCGTGGGGGGTGGAGCCCGGGCGGCGGAGGTAGCGCCATGA
- a CDS encoding imm11 family protein, which translates to MQTEYFIIESAPNNNHPLLQWDEEALEFGRPEPIARGEPVRLRLGKPVPRNPVMADHHSLPQPVFSSRIVEVLEPLDLYGVQLVPADVKVNEGDVRRFWVLHVYNEVPCVDRQRSVLSIDDDDGRVLGIDALVLDERVLERIPLEQRLLFVLEESISTYVFHRAVVDRVMSLTPAPQGLCFIPVLDWNDSASFR; encoded by the coding sequence ATGCAGACCGAGTACTTCATCATCGAGTCCGCGCCGAACAACAATCACCCGCTCCTCCAATGGGACGAAGAGGCATTGGAGTTTGGGAGGCCGGAGCCGATTGCCAGAGGTGAGCCGGTGCGGTTGCGGTTAGGCAAACCAGTGCCGCGGAACCCGGTGATGGCGGACCACCACAGTCTGCCGCAGCCGGTGTTCTCCAGCAGGATCGTAGAGGTGCTGGAGCCGTTGGACCTCTACGGCGTCCAGCTCGTGCCGGCGGACGTGAAGGTGAATGAGGGCGACGTTCGGCGCTTCTGGGTGCTGCACGTATACAATGAGGTCCCTTGCGTCGACCGGCAACGGTCGGTTCTGTCCATTGATGACGACGACGGGCGAGTCCTGGGAATTGACGCGCTGGTACTGGATGAGCGCGTACTGGAGCGCATCCCGCTGGAGCAGCGTCTCCTGTTCGTCCTCGAGGAATCCATCTCTACGTACGTCTTCCACCGCGCCGTGGTGGACCGGGTGATGAGCCTAACGCCTGCGCCGCAGGGCTTGTGCTTCATCCCCGTGCTGGACTGGAACGACTCTGCCTCATTCCGTTGA
- a CDS encoding sensor histidine kinase: MTTPSGGGGEGRPRPMDDARPVALSELMSTVPLGMALIDPELRFLEVSEAMAAMNGVPRDAHLGRPMAEVLKGTPSGADVIRRVRRVLETGVALEGVEIIHREHGGGTERVRVYRASYHPVRRDGEVVAACIYVEDMTERRRVEAQRDAGAARERAVREQALRETQEAVRARDEFLSVAAHELRTPLTSLRLHLQLLQRQLGISQPALSEQLAPRTQVLERQLSRLGGLVNTLLDVSRLAAGKLSLEPREMDLAQLVRQMADAFAEEFKKAGSELTLHVDGPLQGTWDPLRVEQVLVNLLSNAAKYGAGRPVEVSLVGEGHTAVLAVKDHGIGISEDGMSRLFGKFERAVSERHYGGLGLGLYITRQIVEAMGGSITVRSAQGQGSTFILRLPTQPQPQAQPAMAAR; the protein is encoded by the coding sequence GTGACAACGCCTTCTGGTGGTGGTGGAGAGGGGCGCCCGCGTCCCATGGACGACGCGCGGCCGGTGGCCCTGTCGGAGCTCATGTCCACCGTGCCGCTGGGCATGGCCCTCATCGACCCGGAGCTGCGCTTCCTGGAGGTCAGCGAGGCGATGGCCGCCATGAACGGCGTGCCGCGCGACGCGCACCTCGGCCGGCCCATGGCGGAGGTGCTGAAGGGCACGCCCTCCGGCGCGGACGTCATCCGCCGCGTGCGCCGCGTACTGGAGACGGGCGTGGCGCTGGAGGGCGTGGAAATCATCCACCGCGAGCACGGTGGCGGCACGGAGCGCGTGCGCGTGTACCGCGCCAGCTACCACCCGGTGCGCCGCGACGGCGAAGTGGTGGCCGCGTGCATCTACGTGGAGGACATGACGGAGCGCCGCCGCGTGGAGGCCCAGCGCGACGCGGGCGCCGCGCGCGAGCGGGCCGTGCGCGAGCAGGCGCTGCGCGAGACACAGGAGGCCGTGCGCGCGCGCGACGAGTTCCTCAGCGTGGCCGCGCACGAGCTGCGCACGCCGCTCACCAGCCTGCGCCTGCACCTCCAGTTGCTCCAGCGCCAGCTGGGTATCTCGCAGCCCGCGCTGTCGGAGCAATTGGCCCCGCGCACGCAGGTGCTGGAGCGGCAGTTGTCCCGGCTGGGCGGGCTCGTCAATACGCTGCTGGATGTGTCGCGGCTGGCCGCGGGCAAGCTGAGCCTGGAGCCGCGTGAGATGGATTTGGCGCAGCTCGTGCGGCAGATGGCGGACGCCTTCGCGGAGGAGTTCAAGAAGGCGGGCAGCGAGCTGACGCTGCACGTGGACGGCCCGCTGCAGGGCACATGGGATCCGCTGCGGGTGGAGCAGGTGCTGGTGAATCTCCTGTCCAACGCGGCGAAGTACGGCGCGGGCCGGCCGGTGGAGGTGTCCCTGGTGGGCGAGGGCCACACGGCGGTGCTGGCCGTGAAGGACCACGGCATCGGCATCTCCGAGGACGGCATGTCCCGCCTCTTCGGCAAGTTCGAGCGCGCCGTGTCCGAGCGCCACTACGGTGGCCTGGGCCTGGGGCTCTACATCACCCGTCAAATCGTGGAGGCCATGGGCGGCAGCATCACCGTGCGCTCCGCGCAGGGGCAGGGCTCCACCTTCATCCTTCGCCTGCCCACGCAGCCCCAGCCGCAGGCGCAGCCGGCAATGGCCGCGCGGTAG
- a CDS encoding Fur family transcriptional regulator, producing the protein MGAKRLAAQPKLTEFQDRIRAAGLRSTAPRVAVLRELESASSPMSHADLVDSLGDEGYDRVTIYRNLTDLTEAGLVVRADLGDHVWRFELKREGEAHGSSHPHFTCTDCGTVACLPEESVRIASSKGVPKAVSQRSVEVQLRGLCDRCV; encoded by the coding sequence ATGGGAGCCAAGAGACTTGCCGCGCAGCCGAAGCTCACCGAGTTCCAGGACCGCATCCGTGCCGCGGGCCTGCGCAGCACCGCGCCCCGCGTGGCGGTGCTGAGAGAGCTGGAGAGCGCCTCCTCGCCGATGAGCCACGCAGACCTGGTGGACTCGCTCGGTGACGAGGGTTACGACCGGGTGACCATCTACCGCAACCTGACCGACCTCACCGAGGCCGGGCTGGTGGTGCGGGCGGACCTGGGGGACCACGTGTGGCGCTTCGAGCTGAAGCGCGAGGGTGAGGCGCATGGCAGCAGCCATCCGCACTTCACCTGCACGGACTGCGGCACCGTGGCGTGCCTGCCGGAGGAGTCGGTGCGCATCGCCTCGTCCAAGGGCGTGCCCAAGGCCGTGTCGCAGCGCTCCGTCGAGGTGCAGCTGCGCGGCCTGTGTGACCGCTGCGTGTGA
- a CDS encoding PAAR-like domain-containing protein gives MAAKENGVLINGLSPVTSESEGTVVGFPDVCLTPGPNGPMPVPYTNVAKSEDLKDGSKTVTINGAPVCLSNSQLATSTGNEAGTAGGGVSSGKTKGPAFPLNYSFDVKIEGKPVVRNMDPFSLNGWNTAPFPIMQSQTSRPVAQRVEERDVLRPVERCPYCKKEKHPFDTKGRVGGNLGSSATLGRNMLEGRELSSHPWYAGPFSLAAHHLICLEALESEFWARICVLLGYHPDRKQNGVFLPMKMARACELHVAVHRGNHAEGYAFDIHLPYPRAVMKKLQEVEGLLKRGAFCADPDALVRKLDKISAEVLEKVARFLWTLTRDGLDYAPGGRGCSGLRSIRQKPSPIPCPQERRHTRERPLAKRSLRVGE, from the coding sequence ATGGCAGCGAAGGAAAACGGCGTCCTCATCAACGGGCTGAGCCCGGTGACGAGCGAGAGCGAAGGCACCGTGGTGGGGTTCCCGGACGTGTGCCTGACGCCGGGGCCCAATGGCCCGATGCCGGTGCCGTACACCAACGTCGCCAAGAGCGAGGACCTGAAGGACGGCTCGAAGACGGTCACCATCAACGGAGCGCCGGTGTGCCTCTCCAACTCGCAGCTCGCGACGTCCACCGGGAACGAGGCGGGCACCGCCGGTGGCGGCGTTTCCTCTGGGAAGACGAAGGGGCCCGCCTTCCCGCTCAACTACTCCTTCGACGTGAAGATTGAAGGGAAGCCCGTGGTGCGGAACATGGACCCGTTCTCGCTCAACGGCTGGAACACCGCGCCGTTCCCCATCATGCAGTCGCAGACTTCACGCCCTGTCGCTCAACGTGTCGAGGAGCGGGACGTGTTACGGCCCGTGGAACGGTGCCCGTACTGCAAGAAGGAGAAGCACCCCTTCGACACGAAAGGGCGCGTCGGAGGGAACCTCGGCAGCTCCGCGACGCTCGGGCGGAACATGCTGGAGGGGCGCGAGCTATCGTCACACCCGTGGTACGCGGGCCCATTCTCCCTCGCCGCGCACCATCTCATCTGCCTGGAAGCGCTTGAGAGTGAGTTCTGGGCACGTATCTGTGTGCTCCTCGGCTACCACCCGGACCGGAAGCAGAATGGAGTCTTCCTTCCGATGAAGATGGCTCGTGCATGTGAGCTACACGTCGCTGTGCATCGTGGCAACCACGCCGAGGGCTACGCATTCGACATCCACTTGCCGTACCCACGTGCCGTAATGAAGAAGCTCCAGGAGGTTGAGGGCCTCCTGAAGCGTGGCGCGTTCTGCGCTGACCCCGATGCGCTCGTTCGCAAGCTCGACAAGATCAGCGCGGAGGTTTTGGAGAAGGTGGCGCGCTTCCTCTGGACGCTCACTCGGGACGGACTCGACTATGCGCCGGGAGGAAGGGGCTGCTCGGGGCTCAGAAGCATCCGGCAGAAGCCCAGCCCGATACCGTGTCCACAGGAGAGACGTCACACTCGCGAGCGTCCCTTGGCGAAGCGCTCTCTTCGCGTTGGAGAATGA
- a CDS encoding metallophosphoesterase, translating into MRLRRLARRTTPYASSAAPLYRENRHGGRNELVALGGGDPFRTERRLRWRDHFSLSENLLFLPHMHAEHDGLRIAQLSDVHVGQATSALRIRRAVEAVNEAKPDLVFLTGDYVTHSPKPLPRVRELLAGLEGPVYVVLGNHDHWVNGPYLREGFERMGYTVLQNEHRVVHVKGAPVTVLGIDDGRTGRDDVEATFRGAPEGGTRLVLTHAPPTVDKLPAHAGLVQFSGHTHGGQFVVRGLTEAIFRRAGQPYISGHYHVNGNQLYVNRGLGFGFGGPYLRRGSEPEVAFFTLRRQAVAVAS; encoded by the coding sequence ATGCGCCTGAGACGCCTCGCCCGCCGCACCACGCCCTACGCTTCCTCGGCCGCCCCCCTGTACCGGGAGAACCGCCACGGTGGACGGAACGAGCTGGTGGCCCTCGGTGGTGGGGACCCCTTCCGCACGGAGCGCAGGCTGCGCTGGAGGGACCACTTCTCCCTCTCGGAGAACCTCCTCTTCCTGCCGCACATGCACGCCGAGCACGACGGGCTGCGCATCGCCCAGCTCTCCGACGTGCACGTGGGGCAGGCGACCTCGGCGCTGCGCATCCGCCGCGCGGTGGAGGCCGTCAACGAGGCGAAGCCGGACCTGGTCTTCCTCACCGGCGACTACGTCACGCACAGCCCCAAGCCGCTGCCACGCGTGCGCGAGCTGCTCGCGGGACTCGAGGGGCCCGTCTACGTGGTGCTGGGCAACCATGACCACTGGGTGAACGGCCCGTACCTGCGCGAGGGCTTCGAGCGGATGGGCTACACGGTGCTGCAGAACGAGCACCGCGTGGTGCACGTGAAGGGCGCGCCGGTGACGGTGCTGGGCATCGACGACGGGCGCACGGGCCGGGACGACGTGGAGGCCACGTTCCGCGGCGCTCCTGAAGGCGGCACGAGGCTGGTGCTGACGCACGCGCCGCCGACGGTGGACAAGCTGCCCGCGCACGCGGGGCTGGTGCAGTTCTCCGGGCACACGCACGGCGGCCAGTTCGTGGTGCGCGGCCTCACCGAGGCCATCTTCCGCCGCGCGGGCCAGCCGTACATCAGCGGCCACTACCACGTGAATGGCAACCAGCTCTATGTGAACCGCGGGCTGGGCTTCGGCTTCGGAGGCCCATACCTGCGTCGTGGCAGCGAGCCCGAGGTGGCGTTCTTCACGCTGCGCCGCCAGGCCGTGGCCGTCGCGAGCTGA
- a CDS encoding trypsin-like serine peptidase — protein sequence MRVPRLTPRRALLGTLLCSLSVAACGPAPEAPAPDSAPSGTQQQQPVVYGTDNRTDVYAHADATLRARAQQSTVALMNTSDYTVNATTGVVTFNASTLQSAYNLCSTERFLSDLTPAFCSGTLIDDDLVLTAGHCVTSASSCTSTRLVFNFYRTSATGMQTVTSADIFSCTSIVARQQATVNGRNLDFAILKLDRAATPRFTPAPIRAGNNALAAGTNVTVIGSGSGIPFKIDSGGSVRDARATTLDYFVASTDTFGGNSGSGVYENSGYTVAGILVRGETDYVANGSCNIVNKCTETGCRGEDITYVRPAIDAYCGVATSTRLCAGYPPPPTPVTFTFTATNTNSAQQNTTNRNVTLAAGQTLNFGTCSVAGASGTGDTYLRLYNGTTQVASNDDSCGTLSFASFKATTAGTYQIRAGCYSSGSCSGTVAYTIQ from the coding sequence ATGCGAGTCCCCCGTCTCACTCCCCGCAGGGCGTTGCTCGGCACGTTGTTGTGTTCCCTCTCCGTGGCCGCGTGCGGCCCGGCCCCGGAGGCTCCGGCCCCGGACAGCGCGCCCTCGGGCACGCAGCAGCAGCAGCCCGTCGTCTACGGCACCGACAACCGCACGGACGTGTACGCGCACGCGGACGCCACCCTGCGCGCGCGCGCCCAGCAGTCCACCGTGGCGCTGATGAACACGTCGGACTACACGGTGAATGCCACCACGGGTGTCGTCACCTTCAACGCGTCCACGCTGCAGAGCGCCTACAACCTGTGCTCCACGGAGCGCTTCCTGAGCGACCTGACGCCGGCGTTCTGCTCGGGCACGCTCATCGACGATGACCTGGTGCTCACCGCCGGCCACTGCGTCACCAGCGCGTCGAGCTGCACCAGCACCCGCCTCGTCTTCAACTTCTACCGCACGTCCGCCACGGGCATGCAGACGGTGACGTCCGCGGACATCTTCTCCTGCACGTCCATCGTCGCGCGGCAGCAGGCCACGGTGAACGGCCGCAACCTGGACTTCGCCATCCTCAAGCTGGACCGCGCGGCCACGCCGCGCTTCACGCCGGCTCCCATCCGCGCGGGCAACAACGCGCTGGCCGCGGGCACCAACGTGACGGTGATTGGCTCCGGCAGCGGCATCCCCTTCAAGATTGACTCGGGCGGCTCGGTGCGCGACGCGCGCGCGACGACGCTGGACTACTTCGTGGCCAGCACGGACACCTTCGGCGGCAACTCCGGCTCCGGCGTGTACGAGAACTCGGGCTACACGGTGGCCGGCATCCTGGTGCGCGGCGAGACGGACTACGTCGCCAACGGGAGCTGCAACATCGTCAACAAGTGCACGGAGACGGGCTGCCGCGGCGAGGACATCACCTACGTGCGCCCCGCCATCGACGCGTACTGCGGCGTGGCCACCAGCACGCGCCTGTGCGCCGGCTACCCGCCGCCGCCCACGCCGGTGACGTTCACCTTCACGGCGACCAACACCAACAGCGCGCAGCAGAACACCACCAACCGCAACGTCACCCTGGCCGCCGGCCAGACGCTCAACTTCGGCACCTGCTCCGTGGCGGGCGCCTCGGGCACCGGTGACACGTACCTGCGCCTGTACAACGGCACCACGCAGGTGGCGTCCAACGACGACTCGTGCGGCACGCTGTCGTTCGCCAGCTTCAAGGCCACCACGGCGGGCACGTACCAGATTCGTGCCGGCTGCTACTCCAGCGGGAGCTGCAGCGGCACGGTGGCGTACACCATCCAGTAG
- a CDS encoding response regulator transcription factor yields MTTAHHPSLLLVDDDATLRERLARAFRERGWDVTTAGDYDSALAAARRESPEYAVVDLRMPGRSGLEVVRDLLAVDASTRIVVLTGYGSIATTVDAIRLGAVNYLPKPADVDDLLAAFARASGEPSVAAPESFEAPSLARAEWEHINRVLADSGGNISEAARKLGIHRRSLQRKLQKYPPSR; encoded by the coding sequence ATGACCACCGCGCACCACCCGAGCCTGCTCCTCGTGGATGACGACGCCACGCTGCGCGAGCGTCTGGCCCGTGCCTTCCGCGAGCGGGGCTGGGACGTCACCACCGCCGGGGACTACGACAGCGCGCTCGCCGCCGCGCGCCGCGAGTCTCCCGAGTACGCCGTCGTGGACCTGCGCATGCCCGGCCGCAGTGGCCTGGAGGTGGTGAGAGACCTCCTCGCCGTGGACGCCTCCACGCGCATCGTCGTCCTCACCGGCTACGGCAGCATCGCCACCACCGTGGACGCCATCCGCCTGGGCGCGGTGAACTACCTCCCCAAGCCCGCCGACGTGGATGACCTCCTCGCCGCCTTCGCCCGCGCCTCCGGTGAGCCCTCCGTCGCCGCTCCCGAGAGCTTCGAGGCGCCCTCCCTCGCGCGCGCCGAGTGGGAGCACATCAATCGAGTCCTCGCCGACTCCGGCGGCAACATCTCCGAGGCCGCGCGGAAGCTCGGCATCCACCGGCGCTCGCTACAGCGGAAGCTTCAGAAATACCCGCCCTCCCGCTGA
- a CDS encoding DoxX family protein, with product MGLLAPLGRLLFSAIFITSGLNHFFQLQAMTAYAQSAGVPEPRTAVLASGVALVLGGLMVLLGLFARLGAAAIAVFLVAAAFMVHKFWLVTDPMQAQNQLIHFMKNLSMAGGALFIVYFGSGPYSLRSRKAEPGLGGGRLGMPLRH from the coding sequence ATGGGCCTGCTAGCGCCGCTGGGCCGGCTGCTCTTTTCGGCCATCTTCATCACCAGTGGCTTGAACCACTTCTTCCAGCTCCAGGCGATGACGGCCTATGCGCAGTCCGCGGGCGTTCCGGAGCCGCGCACGGCGGTGCTGGCCTCGGGCGTGGCGCTGGTGCTGGGCGGCCTCATGGTGCTGCTGGGCCTGTTCGCGCGACTGGGGGCGGCGGCCATCGCCGTCTTCCTCGTGGCCGCGGCCTTCATGGTCCACAAGTTCTGGCTCGTCACGGACCCGATGCAGGCGCAGAACCAGCTCATCCACTTCATGAAGAACCTCTCCATGGCGGGAGGCGCGCTCTTCATCGTGTACTTCGGCTCGGGGCCCTACAGCCTGCGCAGCCGCAAGGCGGAGCCGGGGCTCGGCGGCGGACGGCTGGGCATGCCGCTGCGGCACTGA
- a CDS encoding response regulator transcription factor: MQPLQTLLVVDDDLDIRDALQDVFELEGYAVLLAADGLEALAQLRQVETPPRLILLDLMMPRMDGFAFREALRHEAALSDIPVLVASADLDVKGAAEGLDVAGWLRKPLDLSELLSAVKRLSQAA, translated from the coding sequence GTGCAACCGCTTCAGACACTGCTGGTCGTGGACGACGACCTCGACATCCGAGACGCGCTCCAGGACGTCTTCGAGCTGGAGGGCTACGCCGTCCTGCTCGCCGCCGATGGCCTGGAGGCGCTGGCCCAACTGCGCCAGGTGGAGACGCCGCCGCGCCTCATCCTGTTGGACTTGATGATGCCGCGCATGGACGGCTTCGCCTTCCGCGAGGCGCTCCGTCACGAGGCGGCGCTCTCGGACATTCCCGTGCTGGTGGCCAGCGCGGACCTGGACGTGAAGGGCGCGGCCGAGGGGCTGGATGTGGCCGGCTGGCTGCGCAAGCCGCTGGATTTGTCCGAGCTGCTGTCCGCCGTGAAGCGCCTCAGTCAGGCGGCCTGA
- a CDS encoding transporter — MRPTLAVTLVLASAVLLVPGAPAWACATCACGDPTLTSMGTEQPFSGRLRLSTTLRAWGHTVGEDNVNAQRLREARMDVAAAYAPLPWLFLAATLPLQAREVRDVSLARERGWGVGDLEVSAKAFLFQDKAFSADHLFSVLAGVKLPTSPVLHAKDGTELGLDAQLGSGSVDPLFGVAYQHFRGEWSFVASATGFLPTRGIQGFRAGASVRTTLAAQYQPSARWAVRLGLDGRFEKAADINGEKEEDGGGVIGYASPDFLFSPATDVVLSAGVRVPFFNQLHGRVSPTPIAMMSAAYDL, encoded by the coding sequence GTGAGACCCACTCTCGCCGTCACCCTCGTCCTCGCCAGCGCGGTGCTGCTGGTGCCCGGTGCCCCTGCCTGGGCGTGCGCCACCTGCGCCTGCGGGGACCCGACGCTCACCTCCATGGGCACGGAGCAGCCGTTCTCCGGCCGCCTGCGCCTGTCCACCACGCTGCGCGCGTGGGGCCACACCGTGGGCGAGGACAACGTGAATGCCCAGCGCCTGCGCGAGGCCCGCATGGACGTGGCCGCCGCGTATGCGCCGCTGCCGTGGCTCTTCCTCGCGGCCACCCTCCCCCTCCAGGCCCGCGAGGTGCGCGACGTGAGCCTCGCCCGCGAGCGCGGCTGGGGCGTGGGAGATTTGGAGGTCAGCGCCAAGGCCTTCCTCTTCCAGGACAAGGCCTTCTCCGCGGACCACCTCTTCAGCGTGCTGGCCGGGGTGAAGCTGCCCACGTCTCCGGTGCTGCACGCGAAGGATGGGACGGAATTGGGCCTGGACGCGCAGCTCGGCAGCGGCTCGGTGGACCCGCTGTTCGGCGTGGCGTACCAGCACTTCCGGGGCGAGTGGTCCTTCGTGGCCAGCGCCACGGGCTTCCTCCCCACGCGCGGCATCCAGGGCTTCCGCGCGGGCGCGTCCGTGCGCACCACGCTGGCCGCGCAGTACCAGCCGTCCGCGCGCTGGGCGGTGCGGCTGGGGCTGGATGGACGATTCGAAAAGGCCGCGGACATCAACGGCGAGAAGGAGGAGGACGGCGGTGGCGTCATCGGCTACGCGTCGCCCGACTTTCTCTTCAGCCCGGCGACGGACGTGGTCCTCTCCGCCGGCGTGCGCGTGCCCTTCTTCAACCAACTGCACGGCCGCGTGTCCCCCACTCCCATCGCGATGATGTCCGCCGCGTATGACCTGTGA